In one Candidatus Brocadiia bacterium genomic region, the following are encoded:
- a CDS encoding aminotransferase class I/II-fold pyridoxal phosphate-dependent enzyme → MKKLIKTEHIEWVKMLPLSKVKYPLMISGIESVTMKELLKMGFSLKHMDLFGHDGDYYGPRSLKAAVAGYYKVNPDNIALIGGANMAIYMACAALLESGDEVIIESPSYEPIRRAAESMGAVIKLLPRRMENRYQPDPAELKRLITSKTRLILTTNLHNPSGIAMDDDVMEGLIDIAEKKGVLLAVDEIYRDFLVVQKTLKQKPAPLFTRSPNVITLSSLTKVYGLGYMRAGWLMAEPKLVYRFLRTYDYMTASDAYPAQMIALFCLRRINTLIERTRKIIGNSLEIMKEWMADQEYKQQHLPERKKIAWCPPDGGITCFIRLPVGLDAFKFINRLYKRYDTLVVPGDFFGTPGHIRIGFGIKERLLRQGLSRIEKCLNEMR, encoded by the coding sequence ATGAAAAAGCTTATAAAAACAGAGCATATCGAATGGGTAAAGATGCTGCCATTGAGCAAGGTTAAGTATCCGTTAATGATCAGCGGCATAGAGTCCGTGACCATGAAAGAGCTTTTGAAGATGGGTTTCAGCTTGAAGCATATGGATTTATTCGGGCACGACGGGGATTATTACGGGCCGCGAAGCCTTAAAGCGGCGGTAGCCGGATATTATAAAGTCAACCCGGATAATATCGCCCTGATTGGTGGAGCCAATATGGCTATCTATATGGCCTGCGCCGCGCTGTTAGAAAGCGGTGATGAGGTAATTATTGAATCGCCTTCGTATGAACCGATACGCCGTGCGGCCGAATCTATGGGTGCAGTTATAAAACTTTTGCCGCGGCGCATGGAAAACCGCTATCAACCTGATCCGGCAGAATTAAAAAGGTTAATCACTTCTAAAACCAGATTGATTCTGACAACCAACCTGCATAATCCATCCGGCATAGCCATGGATGATGATGTAATGGAAGGATTAATCGATATAGCTGAAAAGAAGGGCGTGCTTTTGGCCGTGGACGAGATTTACCGTGATTTCCTGGTTGTCCAGAAAACGCTTAAGCAAAAACCAGCGCCGCTTTTCACGCGGAGCCCTAATGTCATAACGCTTTCCAGCCTGACTAAGGTCTATGGTCTGGGTTACATGCGGGCCGGTTGGCTTATGGCCGAACCGAAATTGGTTTACCGTTTCCTGCGGACTTATGATTATATGACGGCCAGTGACGCCTATCCGGCCCAGATGATTGCGCTTTTCTGCCTCAGGCGAATCAATACTCTTATTGAACGAACCAGGAAGATAATTGGTAACAGTCTGGAGATAATGAAGGAATGGATGGCTGATCAGGAATATAAGCAGCAGCACCTTCCGGAAAGGAAAAAGATTGCCTGGTGCCCGCCAGACGGGGGTATCACTTGTTTCATCAGACTGCCTGTTGGGTTGGATGCTTTCAAGTTTATCAACCGTCTTTATAAGCGTTATGATACGCTGGTTGTGCCGGGTGATTTCTTCGGAACGCCTGGACACATCAGAATCGGGTTTGGGATAAAGGAACGACTGCTCCGCCAGGGTCTGAGCCGAATCGAAAAATGTCTTAACGAAATGCGCTGA
- a CDS encoding pyridoxamine 5'-phosphate oxidase family protein produces MRKALVALLVFFTAIYGCTSSASGPVEPTKPVSVQPALKEFAKNLITPSYYKGELSWENVEFILHSSSNGRILTVDSEYPYSVPVSFGYCKERIYIHSTPSGRKITNIQNNQKVLFTVDRYKEDEGWVSINIFGQANIIHNAEDKAMAMARFRLAYMSAPDEIEQKASDIKVIPPDGAMAKMPEVPMIMVEIVPEKVTSRLLGIPKEWLPKMPYLADENMIPAPVNNPLSEEDAKVFQGILPADTVKWALYSCSAGRINVQGKDYPYSVPVNYAYFNGKLYLHSKNWGEKIEDMKNNPRISFSVDRFTKTKWVSVNIFGEAKLIEDSAQISLLMNKYMAAFNSSDYTKIEEITAQIKDPSSDPKSREMMNRAGPRMVLIEITPHRITSKSNNMPLNQAKLPYVLEGLMFKTAVERQQDVGGIHRAFDDK; encoded by the coding sequence ATGCGGAAAGCGTTGGTTGCATTGCTGGTATTTTTTACCGCTATATATGGATGTACCAGTTCCGCATCCGGCCCGGTCGAGCCGACAAAACCCGTATCAGTTCAGCCCGCCCTCAAAGAGTTTGCCAAAAACCTGATCACCCCTTCATATTATAAGGGCGAGTTATCGTGGGAGAATGTGGAGTTCATCCTGCATTCATCTTCGAACGGCCGCATCCTGACGGTAGATTCCGAGTATCCATATTCAGTGCCGGTAAGTTTCGGTTACTGCAAAGAGCGAATCTATATCCATTCCACGCCGAGCGGCCGGAAAATAACCAATATCCAGAATAATCAAAAAGTGCTTTTTACGGTAGACCGTTATAAGGAAGATGAAGGCTGGGTTAGCATAAACATATTCGGACAGGCTAATATAATTCATAATGCTGAAGATAAAGCCATGGCTATGGCCCGTTTCCGGCTGGCCTATATGAGCGCGCCGGACGAGATAGAACAGAAGGCGTCCGATATAAAAGTGATTCCGCCCGATGGCGCGATGGCAAAGATGCCCGAAGTTCCGATGATTATGGTGGAAATAGTTCCCGAAAAAGTAACCAGCCGGTTGTTGGGAATACCCAAGGAATGGTTACCCAAGATGCCTTACCTGGCGGATGAAAATATGATACCTGCACCGGTAAATAACCCTTTATCGGAAGAAGACGCGAAGGTGTTCCAGGGAATCCTACCCGCAGATACTGTAAAATGGGCTCTTTATTCCTGTTCGGCCGGACGAATAAATGTTCAGGGTAAAGATTACCCCTATTCGGTCCCGGTTAATTACGCCTATTTTAACGGGAAGCTGTATCTTCATTCCAAGAACTGGGGCGAGAAGATCGAGGATATGAAAAATAATCCCCGGATCAGTTTTTCGGTCGATCGTTTCACCAAGACTAAATGGGTCAGCGTCAATATATTCGGCGAAGCCAAACTTATTGAAGATTCCGCCCAAATAAGCCTGCTGATGAATAAATACATGGCCGCTTTCAACAGCTCCGATTACACCAAGATTGAAGAGATAACCGCACAGATAAAAGACCCTTCCAGCGACCCGAAGTCGCGTGAAATGATGAATCGGGCCGGTCCGCGGATGGTTTTAATCGAGATCACTCCGCACCGGATTACCAGCAAAAGCAATAATATGCCCTTGAATCAGGCGAAACTACCGTATGTTCTAGAAGGCCTTATGTTCAAAACAGCAGTAGAAAGGCAGCAAGATGTCGGAGGAATTCACCGAGCGTTTGATGATAAATAG
- a CDS encoding ATP-binding protein: MSEEFTERLMINSDIRLLKVAREFISRLVKLSKLNPAEENKIVLAVDEALSNSIEHAYENKKVGSIDIHVASSRERFQVEITNGGKIFDSDKVKIPDILKCIRSRQKGGLGIFLIRQVMDEVKYSSKDGQNHLVLVKYKAKS; the protein is encoded by the coding sequence ATGTCGGAGGAATTCACCGAGCGTTTGATGATAAATAGCGACATCCGGCTGCTCAAAGTCGCGCGGGAATTTATAAGCCGGTTGGTAAAGCTCAGCAAGTTAAACCCGGCCGAAGAAAATAAAATAGTCTTAGCCGTTGATGAGGCGCTGAGTAATTCTATTGAACATGCTTATGAAAATAAGAAGGTCGGTTCCATTGATATCCATGTGGCGTCGTCCCGGGAACGATTCCAGGTGGAAATTACCAATGGTGGCAAGATTTTTGATTCGGATAAAGTGAAAATTCCGGATATTCTTAAATGCATCCGGAGCCGGCAGAAAGGCGGGCTGGGCATTTTCCTTATCCGCCAGGTGATGGACGAAGTTAAATATTCATCAAAAGATGGACAAAATCATTTGGTGTTGGTTAAGTATAAAGCTAAATCATAG
- a CDS encoding STAS domain-containing protein, translated as MSEFSISTQNLPNGIVALNLKGFLDAYTYEQLEQAINNFFDSKIYRLVVDMSGVDYISSAGAGVFIGAIGIAQENRGNIVIIRPTPPVKEVFDLLGLTQIFPVTANMESAIKILES; from the coding sequence ATGAGTGAATTTTCCATTAGTACGCAAAATCTGCCTAACGGCATCGTCGCGCTTAACCTTAAAGGTTTTCTCGACGCCTATACATACGAGCAGCTGGAGCAGGCGATTAATAATTTCTTTGACAGCAAGATTTACCGTTTGGTGGTCGATATGAGCGGCGTTGATTACATCAGCAGCGCCGGAGCGGGCGTTTTCATCGGAGCTATAGGCATCGCCCAGGAAAACCGCGGGAATATCGTTATCATCAGGCCGACACCCCCGGTTAAAGAGGTTTTTGACCTGCTCGGTCTTACCCAGATTTTTCCTGTCACCGCTAATATGGAATCGGCCATCAAGATTCTTGAGTCATAA
- a CDS encoding DUF523 domain-containing protein — translation MKYYLVSACLLGIKSRYDGGSSLNHSLAATLRGKPVLIICPEKLGLLKTPRLPAQITPIDFKSRNTGELDGHDVLRGRAGVRSKTRSVTGQFIKGAFRAGQLLEYVGITKSYLKSRSPSCGYGRVYFRGSKNPNTARLIKGDGVFAALLREKGIKATSL, via the coding sequence ATGAAATATTATCTGGTCAGCGCCTGCTTACTGGGTATTAAATCCCGCTATGACGGCGGCAGTTCCCTGAATCATTCACTGGCCGCAACCCTTCGCGGGAAACCGGTTCTGATAATATGCCCTGAAAAACTGGGATTATTGAAGACCCCGCGCTTGCCCGCCCAGATAACGCCCATTGATTTTAAGAGCAGAAATACCGGCGAATTGGACGGGCATGACGTGCTTCGGGGCAGGGCCGGAGTGCGCTCTAAAACCCGCAGTGTAACCGGACAATTCATTAAGGGTGCCTTCAGGGCCGGACAACTGTTGGAATATGTCGGCATAACCAAATCTTATCTGAAATCACGCAGCCCGTCCTGCGGTTACGGCCGGGTCTATTTCCGCGGCTCGAAAAACCCGAACACTGCGCGCTTGATAAAAGGCGACGGCGTATTCGCCGCCCTGCTCAGGGAAAAAGGAATAAAAGCAACAAGCCTATGA
- the larA gene encoding nickel-dependent lactate racemase: MKPMIMPFGKSSIKLNLPARPGCTVLRARPIPPVKNIISAVSRVLDNSSGTKPFNKIFRPDDKIAIVVPDKTRRCGTDLILNIFIRRLAGIGVPLKNITVILARGLHSAHKQAEIKRIVGRNRYGKIRIVDHDCRNKDELVYIGRTSFGTRLEINRWAAEADKVITLGVVQYHYFAGFSGGRKMILPGIAGYDAINQNHSLVLNRLPGKGKNPMAALGQMSGNPVNEDMIEAARMFKVSFAVNLVVNHHEDIIKVFGGDIIKSHRSGCDFVNSFGRVILKKPADLVVASAGGYPTDINYIQAHKTIEHCSKALKTGGSMLVLAECPEGVGSDIFVDYLKYGTAAKMEQQLRGKYVVSGQTAMCSLIKARKFDIHIHSRIPVSLLKKMKLKPAANPQSVLNKLLSTLPDNARILVFPEGHSLMPVIKP; the protein is encoded by the coding sequence ATGAAACCGATGATAATGCCTTTCGGCAAAAGCTCCATAAAACTGAATCTTCCGGCCCGGCCGGGTTGCACCGTGCTGCGGGCCCGGCCGATACCGCCCGTTAAAAATATCATATCGGCCGTAAGCCGGGTGCTGGATAATTCTTCCGGCACCAAGCCGTTCAATAAGATTTTCCGGCCCGATGATAAAATCGCTATTGTGGTTCCGGACAAGACCCGGCGCTGCGGGACCGATTTGATACTAAATATATTTATCCGGCGGTTGGCTGGAATCGGCGTGCCGCTTAAAAACATAACCGTTATCCTGGCTCGGGGACTGCACTCGGCCCATAAACAGGCGGAGATAAAAAGAATCGTCGGGCGCAATAGATACGGTAAAATCAGGATAGTCGACCACGATTGCCGCAATAAAGATGAACTGGTTTATATCGGCCGGACCTCATTCGGCACTAGGCTGGAAATAAACCGCTGGGCGGCCGAAGCGGATAAGGTTATCACCTTGGGTGTGGTCCAGTACCATTATTTCGCCGGGTTTTCCGGCGGGCGCAAAATGATTCTTCCGGGTATCGCCGGATATGACGCCATCAATCAGAACCACAGCCTGGTGCTTAACCGCTTACCCGGTAAAGGCAAGAATCCCATGGCTGCGCTGGGACAGATGTCCGGCAATCCGGTTAACGAAGATATGATTGAGGCGGCCCGGATGTTTAAAGTCAGCTTTGCCGTCAACCTGGTCGTTAATCACCACGAAGATATCATAAAAGTGTTCGGCGGTGATATCATAAAATCACACCGGTCCGGCTGCGATTTTGTCAATTCATTCGGGCGGGTAATCCTGAAAAAACCGGCTGACCTGGTTGTAGCCTCGGCCGGAGGTTATCCGACCGATATCAACTATATTCAGGCCCACAAGACCATCGAACATTGTTCCAAGGCCTTAAAAACAGGCGGCAGTATGCTTGTCCTGGCCGAGTGCCCGGAAGGTGTCGGTTCGGATATTTTTGTGGATTATCTCAAATACGGTACTGCCGCTAAAATGGAACAACAGCTTCGGGGAAAATATGTCGTTTCAGGACAGACAGCGATGTGCTCTCTGATAAAAGCCCGGAAATTCGACATACATATCCATTCAAGGATTCCCGTCAGCCTTCTTAAGAAGATGAAACTTAAGCCGGCGGCAAATCCGCAGTCAGTCCTGAATAAACTGCTTTCAACCCTTCCCGATAATGCCCGCATCCTGGTTTTCCCCGAAGGCCACAGCCTGATGCCGGTAATCAAACCGTAA
- the ispE gene encoding 4-(cytidine 5'-diphospho)-2-C-methyl-D-erythritol kinase: MPKLKLRSPAKVNLYLKVAGKRPDGYHELESIFQTIGLSDQLEISESRRGISITTDDAGLSTGKDNLVYRATELFKREYHIRQGVRISLTKRIPVGGGLGGGSSNAASTLTGLNRLWKLGLSRSELALQAAKIGSDVPFFIYGGTALVKGRGEIIFPLAIKQDFHYLLIFPGFPVPTKNIYRNLKLLPAKPDNNINTIIQYLTAGDIKQISRLMHNDLEPVALRLYPELMKTWQTVKRIADPGVMVSGSGSTIFKLCSSSREALRLAKELRRNLSAGKPESRCDIFTSRYIPDK, encoded by the coding sequence ATGCCCAAGCTCAAACTGCGCTCGCCGGCCAAAGTCAACCTTTACCTGAAAGTGGCCGGCAAACGGCCGGACGGATACCACGAGCTGGAAAGCATATTCCAGACCATCGGCCTTTCGGACCAGCTGGAGATTTCAGAGTCCCGGCGCGGAATAAGCATCACCACCGATGATGCCGGGCTAAGCACCGGCAAGGATAACCTGGTTTACCGGGCGACCGAGCTGTTCAAGCGGGAGTACCATATCAGGCAGGGCGTGCGGATTTCCCTGACCAAGCGCATTCCTGTGGGCGGCGGGCTGGGCGGCGGGAGCAGTAATGCCGCGTCGACGCTGACCGGCCTTAACCGGCTGTGGAAATTGGGCCTGTCCCGAAGCGAGCTGGCATTGCAGGCGGCTAAAATCGGCTCGGACGTGCCTTTCTTCATCTACGGCGGAACGGCGCTGGTCAAGGGCCGGGGCGAGATAATCTTTCCGCTGGCAATAAAACAGGATTTCCATTACCTGCTCATTTTCCCGGGGTTCCCGGTGCCGACCAAGAATATTTACCGGAACCTGAAGCTACTGCCGGCTAAACCCGATAATAATATCAACACTATAATCCAATACTTGACCGCCGGCGATATAAAACAAATATCCCGGCTGATGCATAACGACCTGGAACCGGTGGCCCTGAGATTATACCCGGAACTAATGAAGACCTGGCAAACAGTTAAACGGATTGCCGATCCGGGCGTGATGGTTTCCGGCAGCGGCTCAACGATATTCAAATTATGCTCTTCATCCCGGGAAGCGCTGAGGCTGGCAAAAGAGTTACGCCGGAACCTCTCGGCCGGGAAACCGGAAAGCCGATGCGATATTTTCACATCCAGATACATCCCTGATAAATAA
- a CDS encoding DUF6677 family protein, producing the protein MKIIYAALLGWLIPGAGHWLYGKKLKAWLILELVVLTLIIGIILSDFRSIRFYDNPFYYLSKFGCGLVFLISQLFTSFTPAGRIPMAYHDIGLLFVSIGGALNLVVLLSLFQPPAAETTKKENN; encoded by the coding sequence ATGAAAATCATATACGCGGCGTTATTGGGCTGGCTTATCCCCGGCGCGGGACACTGGCTCTACGGCAAGAAGCTCAAGGCCTGGCTGATTTTAGAGCTGGTGGTATTAACGCTTATCATCGGGATTATCCTTTCCGATTTCCGGAGTATCCGCTTTTACGACAACCCGTTTTATTATCTTTCCAAGTTCGGCTGCGGACTGGTGTTCCTAATTTCGCAGCTATTCACCAGTTTTACCCCGGCCGGCCGGATTCCCATGGCTTATCACGATATCGGGCTGCTTTTCGTGTCCATAGGCGGCGCGCTCAACCTGGTCGTGCTGTTGAGCCTGTTCCAGCCGCCGGCCGCGGAAACCACGAAGAAGGAAAACAATTAA
- the lptB gene encoding LPS export ABC transporter ATP-binding protein, with amino-acid sequence MLLRVEKLVKMYHKREVVKSISFDIGKGEIVGLLGRNGAGKTTTFRMIIGLVLPTSGTVYLNSNTSDTQEPGEENWIDISQFPIYKRVRHGMGYLPQEHSVFQNMTVAENLLAILETRPISKGRQFSEAGRLLEEFGLSSLSRQKAYTLSGGEMRRLEIARSLITQPALILLDEPFSGIDPIAVNEIQEIIRRLRAKGLSILLTDHNVRETLAVTDRSYIIDEGQILSKGSPDEIMKDPIARSKYLGEKFKM; translated from the coding sequence ATGCTGTTAAGAGTCGAGAAACTGGTAAAGATGTATCACAAGCGCGAGGTGGTAAAAAGCATCAGCTTTGATATCGGCAAGGGCGAGATAGTCGGGCTTTTAGGCCGCAACGGGGCCGGGAAAACGACCACTTTCAGGATGATTATCGGGCTGGTTTTGCCTACATCCGGGACGGTTTATCTCAATTCTAACACATCCGATACCCAGGAACCGGGCGAGGAAAACTGGATAGACATCTCGCAATTCCCGATTTACAAGCGGGTCCGGCACGGGATGGGTTATCTGCCCCAGGAGCACTCGGTATTCCAGAATATGACCGTAGCGGAGAACCTGCTGGCCATATTGGAGACGCGTCCGATAAGCAAGGGCCGTCAATTCTCCGAAGCCGGGCGGTTGTTGGAGGAATTCGGGCTGAGCAGCCTGTCGCGCCAGAAGGCCTATACCCTGTCGGGCGGCGAGATGCGCCGCCTGGAAATCGCCCGCTCGCTGATTACCCAACCGGCGCTGATACTTCTGGACGAACCGTTTTCGGGCATCGACCCGATTGCCGTCAACGAGATTCAGGAAATCATCAGGCGGCTGCGGGCCAAAGGGCTGAGCATACTTTTAACCGACCACAACGTCCGGGAGACCCTGGCCGTGACCGACCGTTCGTACATCATCGACGAAGGCCAGATACTCAGCAAGGGTTCGCCCGACGAAATAATGAAAGACCCCATCGCCCGGAGCAAATACCTGGGCGAGAAGTTCAAGATGTGA
- the lepB gene encoding signal peptidase I, with the protein MSLKHSLEWARSNLEIFIVAFVMAMLIRCFCIEVFKIPSGSMEPTLHGDMANGDRIIANKFGLYFHQTKRFDVILFKYPLNKSTNFIKRVVGLPDEELLIHGGDLYSKPTGRDKFTITRKRLDTQQAMWIPAYEWDGAEGVFRDEWDVANYGDKFAVRDGRLSFTNSELSYRRNVRDHYPDGRGGRNIVPDIKLAARFRMPEAGAELKLSLNTVNGGFTLFLRTGENSLAEYKTSTPPTSQSFILNKVNVKEAKDHLVECMNFDGMICVLLDGREIFRHSYMEDFDDVTRFFDNKISIGANAKEVTLWDLRILRDVYYSGDYDYRSVFKEDKPVFIPKNKYVVFGDNVPNSKDSRLWTKKIITLKDGRVIECDPEPRFFNDDQAAGLLRIQRIEAENRGGDIWGLTYEIKYADIVDIKEENSIFVDKDEIFGCGIMVYWPPKRVKIIN; encoded by the coding sequence ATGAGTCTCAAGCATTCGCTGGAATGGGCCCGGAGCAACCTGGAAATCTTCATCGTGGCTTTTGTCATGGCCATGCTGATAAGGTGCTTTTGCATCGAGGTCTTTAAGATTCCCAGCGGCTCGATGGAGCCGACCCTGCACGGCGATATGGCCAACGGCGACCGGATTATCGCCAACAAGTTCGGCCTGTATTTCCACCAGACCAAGCGGTTTGACGTAATCCTTTTCAAGTATCCGCTAAATAAATCGACCAACTTCATCAAGCGCGTGGTCGGCCTGCCCGACGAGGAGTTGCTCATCCACGGGGGCGACCTATATTCCAAACCGACCGGACGGGACAAATTCACCATCACCCGTAAACGGCTGGACACCCAGCAGGCCATGTGGATACCGGCCTATGAATGGGACGGCGCCGAGGGCGTGTTCCGGGATGAATGGGATGTGGCCAATTACGGGGATAAGTTCGCGGTCCGTGACGGCAGGCTGTCATTCACCAACAGCGAGCTGAGCTACCGCCGTAATGTGCGAGACCATTACCCGGACGGACGTGGCGGGCGGAACATCGTGCCGGACATAAAACTGGCCGCCCGGTTCCGGATGCCCGAGGCCGGCGCTGAGCTGAAGCTGTCGCTTAACACCGTCAACGGCGGATTTACGCTGTTCCTGCGGACCGGGGAGAACTCGCTGGCCGAATACAAGACCTCGACGCCGCCCACTTCGCAGTCCTTCATACTGAATAAGGTCAATGTCAAGGAGGCAAAGGACCACCTGGTTGAGTGCATGAATTTCGACGGGATGATTTGCGTCCTGCTGGACGGCAGGGAAATATTCCGGCATAGTTATATGGAAGATTTCGACGATGTGACCCGGTTTTTCGACAACAAGATATCCATCGGCGCCAATGCCAAAGAAGTGACGCTGTGGGATTTGAGGATACTCCGGGATGTCTATTATTCGGGCGATTATGATTACAGGAGCGTATTCAAGGAGGACAAGCCCGTGTTTATCCCCAAGAATAAATACGTCGTCTTCGGCGATAACGTCCCCAACAGTAAGGACAGCCGGTTGTGGACGAAGAAAATTATTACCCTTAAAGACGGGCGGGTTATTGAATGCGATCCTGAACCTCGTTTTTTTAATGATGATCAGGCCGCCGGACTATTACGAATTCAACGCATTGAGGCGGAAAACCGTGGTGGTGATATCTGGGGCCTAACTTACGAGATTAAATATGCTGATATTGTTGATATAAAAGAGGAAAATTCTATATTTGTCGATAAAGATGAGATTTTTGGATGCGGAATTATGGTTTATTGGCCCCCTAAAAGGGTTAAAATCATCAATTAA
- the lepA gene encoding translation elongation factor 4, whose translation MSVLDHIRNFCIIAHIDHGKSTLADRFLEITETVESRKMVGVKQYLDSNAIERERGVTIKAKAVAMHYKNYQLNLIDTPGHVDFSYEVLKSLRACEGALLLVDATQGVQAQTVANALLAQQANLLIIPVINKIDHPTAMVDIIKEEMKNTLGVKPEDIFLVSAKDGTNIEELLDAVIDFVPPPIGEPDKPLQALIFDSVYNEFRGVIIYVRLMNGTIKAGDFVRMMRTKENYEVEEVGKFNPGMFSTQKLTAGDVGYIIAGIRNIRDVKVGDTVTHKETTSVPALPGYLEPLPMVFAGFYPTNDTEFKDLQRALDRLGLNDASFSFEPETSEALGMGFRCGFLGLFHMEIIQERLEREEKAQLIRTAPNVPYEIVMNDHNHMRTIKIENPAMFPDDVQVKEIREPIVRVKLIVPVDAIGTMMQLCENRRGKHIRTEYISQIRVILSYDMPLAEIIYDFYDKLKSATHGYGTMDYALMGYQPADIVKLRILVGGKEVDAFSALVHMDQAESKGRRIIQILRERIPRHLFQIALQASMGKRIVARENIAPMAKNVTGKCYGGDITRKRKLWNKQKEGKKKMKSIGMVDIPQDAFLAVMETTK comes from the coding sequence ATGTCCGTATTAGACCATATTCGTAATTTCTGCATCATCGCCCACATCGACCACGGCAAGTCGACCCTGGCGGACCGGTTTCTGGAGATAACCGAGACGGTGGAGTCGCGCAAGATGGTCGGGGTGAAGCAGTACCTGGACAGCAACGCCATCGAGCGTGAGCGGGGCGTGACCATCAAGGCCAAGGCCGTGGCCATGCATTACAAGAACTACCAGCTTAACCTGATTGATACGCCCGGCCACGTGGATTTCAGCTATGAAGTGCTCAAGAGCCTGCGCGCCTGCGAAGGCGCCCTGCTGTTGGTAGATGCCACACAGGGCGTACAGGCACAGACCGTGGCCAATGCCCTGCTGGCCCAGCAGGCCAACCTGCTGATTATACCGGTGATTAACAAGATAGACCACCCCACGGCCATGGTGGACATCATCAAGGAGGAAATGAAAAACACCCTGGGCGTCAAGCCGGAGGATATCTTCCTGGTCAGCGCCAAGGACGGCACCAATATCGAGGAATTGCTGGACGCGGTGATAGATTTCGTGCCGCCGCCCATAGGCGAACCGGACAAACCGCTCCAGGCCCTTATTTTCGACTCGGTCTATAACGAGTTCCGGGGCGTGATTATCTACGTCCGGCTTATGAACGGCACCATCAAGGCCGGTGATTTCGTGCGGATGATGCGGACCAAGGAGAATTACGAGGTTGAGGAGGTGGGCAAGTTCAATCCGGGCATGTTCAGCACCCAGAAGCTGACGGCCGGCGATGTGGGCTACATCATCGCGGGCATCCGCAATATCCGCGACGTCAAGGTGGGCGATACGGTGACCCATAAGGAAACCACCAGCGTGCCGGCACTGCCCGGCTACCTGGAGCCGCTGCCGATGGTCTTTGCCGGGTTTTACCCGACCAACGACACCGAGTTCAAGGACCTGCAAAGGGCGCTGGACCGGCTGGGCCTGAACGACGCTTCGTTCTCGTTCGAGCCGGAAACATCCGAGGCCCTGGGCATGGGATTCCGGTGCGGTTTCCTGGGCCTGTTCCATATGGAAATAATCCAGGAACGGCTGGAGCGCGAGGAGAAGGCGCAGTTAATCCGGACGGCGCCGAACGTGCCCTACGAGATAGTAATGAACGACCACAATCATATGCGCACCATCAAGATTGAAAACCCGGCCATGTTCCCGGACGACGTCCAGGTAAAGGAAATCCGGGAGCCGATAGTCCGGGTCAAGCTGATTGTCCCGGTTGACGCCATCGGCACAATGATGCAGTTGTGCGAAAACCGCCGGGGCAAGCATATCCGGACCGAATACATCAGCCAGATTCGGGTAATCCTGAGCTACGACATGCCGCTGGCCGAGATTATCTACGACTTTTACGACAAGCTCAAATCAGCCACGCACGGCTACGGCACGATGGACTACGCCCTGATGGGCTACCAGCCGGCGGACATCGTCAAGCTGAGGATACTGGTAGGCGGCAAGGAAGTGGACGCCTTTTCGGCTCTGGTGCATATGGACCAGGCCGAATCCAAGGGCCGGCGGATTATCCAGATACTCCGGGAGCGGATACCGCGGCACCTGTTCCAGATAGCGCTGCAGGCGAGCATGGGCAAGCGCATCGTGGCCCGTGAGAATATCGCGCCGATGGCCAAGAACGTCACCGGCAAGTGCTACGGAGGCGATATCACCAGGAAACGCAAACTCTGGAACAAGCAGAAGGAAGGCAAGAAGAAGATGAAGAGCATCGGGATGGTGGACATCCCGCAGGACGCCTTCCTGGCCGTGATGGAAACAACCAAATAA